The sequence CAAGGTCTCGGCCGCGATGCCCTGATCCAGGACAGATATGATAAATTCCGGAAAATCGGGGTATTCACAGAACAGTGATCCCGATGGCAGATCAAGCAGGAAGGAGTGGCAGGATGAAGAAGATTGCTGTATTGACAAGCGGCGGTGATGCACCCGGCATGAATGCTGCAGTGCGTGCAGTCGTCCGGAAAGCGATATTCGAAGGGATCGAGGTGGCTGGTGTATTCAACGGCTACCAAGGCCTCATCGACGGCAAAATCGAACAGCTTCAACTGGGCTCGGTCGGGGATATCATCCAGCGGGGCGGTACGATGCTGAGGTCTGCACGGTGTCCTGAATTCACAACGGAAGAAGGCCGCGAGCGGGCGATGGAGCAGATCAGACGGCATGCGATCGAAGGTGTGGTCGTCATCGGCGGCGACGGATCTTTCCGCGGTGCGCTTGAACTGAGCCGGCTCGGCATTCCGGTTGCATGTGTCCCCGCAACAATCGATAATGACATTAACGGAACGGATTTCACAATCGGTTTTGACACGGCGCTGAATACGGTCATCGATGCTATCGATAAGATCCGTGACACAGCGACATCCCACGAACGCACATTCATCATTGAAGTGATGGGGCGCAATGCGGGAGATCTGGCATTATGGGCGGGGCTCGCAGGCGGTGCGGAAACCATCCTTATCCCCGAAGAGCGGTATGACATGCCGAATATCCTCGAGCGGCTTCAGCGGGGGACGGAGCGCGGCAAGAAGCACAGTATCATCATTGTTGCGGAAGGTGTCATGTCGGCATCCGAACTGGCCGAGAAACTGATCACCGAGGAGGAAGTCGATACGCGTGTGTCCGTCCTCGGTCATATCCAGCGCGGAGGCTCGCCATCTGCTCGGGACCGCGTCCTCGCCAGCCAGTTCGGCGCCAGGGCGGTCGAATCGCTGCTGAAAGGCAACATTGCCGCAGCGATCGGTATGAAGAGCCACCAGCTCGTCGAATACCCTCTCGATGATGTATTTGCAAAACCGGCGGATGATGCGAACGAGTTCGACAAAGATATGTACAACCTTTCGAAGGAATTGTCCATCTGATGCAATATAGGAAAAGGAAGTGGTCAAGCACAATGAGAAAAACGAAAATTGTCTGTACGATCGGACCAGCAAGTGAATCACCTGAAAAACTGGAACAGCTGATCGATGCGGGCATGAACGTCGCACGGCTGAATTTTTCGCACGGGGATCATGAAGAACATCTGAACCGCATCCAGGCGATCCGGAAAGCGGCGGATGCCAAGATGAAGACCGTCGGGATTCTGCTCGATACGAAAGGTCCGGAAATCCGTACGCATACGATGGAAAACGGCGTGATCGAACTGCGCACCGGTGAAGCTGTAGATGTCTCGATGACCGAAGTGGTGGGGACGAAAGAACGGTTCTCCATCACGTATGACCAGCTGATCGACGATGTTGATAAAGATGACACAATCCTGCTGGACGATGGGTTGATCATGCTGAAAGTGACCGGGAAGGACAAAAGCCAAGGGCTTATCCATACGGTCGTCGTCAATTCAGGTGAACTGAAGAACAAAAAAGGTGTGAACGTACCCGGCGTTTCGGTCCAGCTGCCCGGCATCACGGAAAAGGACAAGCAGGACATCCTGTTCGGCATTCAGCATGGACTCGACTTCATCGCCGCGTCGTTCGTGCGCAGACCGGAAGACGTCCTTGAAATCCGGGAATTGCTGGAAAAGAACGGCGGTTCAGCCATCCATATCATCCCGAAGATCGAAAA comes from Sporosarcina trichiuri and encodes:
- the pfkA gene encoding 6-phosphofructokinase codes for the protein MKKIAVLTSGGDAPGMNAAVRAVVRKAIFEGIEVAGVFNGYQGLIDGKIEQLQLGSVGDIIQRGGTMLRSARCPEFTTEEGRERAMEQIRRHAIEGVVVIGGDGSFRGALELSRLGIPVACVPATIDNDINGTDFTIGFDTALNTVIDAIDKIRDTATSHERTFIIEVMGRNAGDLALWAGLAGGAETILIPEERYDMPNILERLQRGTERGKKHSIIIVAEGVMSASELAEKLITEEEVDTRVSVLGHIQRGGSPSARDRVLASQFGARAVESLLKGNIAAAIGMKSHQLVEYPLDDVFAKPADDANEFDKDMYNLSKELSI